The Naumannella cuiyingiana DNA window TTCAGCATTGCCCCAGTCTGCCCGCCGGCTCGGCGAATGCGCGGCGCAGGGTGGCCAGCGCGGACCGCTCGATGCTGCGCACCCGGGCCGGCGGCAGGCCGAGGCGCCGCCCGGCCTCGGCGCGCGTGAGGCAGGGGCCGGCCAGGCCGACGCGCAGCGCGAGCACGGCACGTTCGGTCTTCCCGACGCAGGCCAGCAGCTCGCGACGCAACTGCCGGCCGAGGGCGGCGTCGAATGCCTCGACGGCACCCGGATCGGGCGGCTCCACGATCACATCGGCGAGGTAGTCCGTCCGCGCGCCCCGCCGCCCACGCTCGGCGCACCAGTCCCGCACCCGGGCCCGGATCAGCACGGCGGCGAACCTGCCGAGGCGTACCCCGCGGCGCAGGTCGTAGCGCTCGATCGCCTCGATCAGCCCCAGCACGCCCTCCTGGAACAGGTCGGTGACCGGCTGGTCGTGTCGCCG harbors:
- a CDS encoding sigma-70 family RNA polymerase sigma factor, giving the protein MTAIRVQARPLTHRLLSAEEERELALDIECGLMAAHRLARGACSAPAADELAELRRRGETARELLIRHNLRLVGTIASEVARRHDQPVTDLFQEGVLGLIEAIERYDLRRGVRLGRFAAVLIRARVRDWCAERGRRGARTDYLADVIVEPPDPGAVEAFDAALGRQLRRELLACVGKTERAVLALRVGLAGPCLTRAEAGRRLGLPPARVRSIERSALATLRRAFAEPAGRLGQC